Proteins encoded together in one Pseudomonas sp. ADAK13 window:
- a CDS encoding AraC family transcriptional regulator, producing MQRKAVDPHYDLALVSPFLLQTLGQVVAQKGASAEHLCRGLGFTLADLDDPAQRISYRQAVAMIQRALKVLPDQGLGLWVGHQNVLGTLGLLGHVISLCKTLRDAFAIGERHQHTSGGIATSRTHEGAQEVFVDIECLLPYAEVQVFAAEEFFASLMVYGRALVGEGFMPLRVEFIHAAPTYVADYHQLFGADVRFGCLHNRMVLASHWLDVRLPNHHALALRQALELLELESAQLHQKMDLIQAVERAISRDLQGSQLEKVAGDLNMSGRTLRRRLTEHGLTFEGLLEQVRRARTMGLLSNPGLSIERITEEVGYSDVRSFRRAFKRWTGLSPSAFRGEGSGLA from the coding sequence ATGCAAAGGAAAGCCGTTGATCCGCACTATGACCTGGCCCTGGTCTCGCCATTTTTGCTGCAAACCCTCGGACAAGTGGTCGCGCAAAAGGGTGCGAGTGCCGAGCACCTGTGCCGTGGCCTGGGGTTTACCCTGGCTGACCTGGACGACCCGGCCCAGCGGATTTCCTATCGCCAGGCGGTCGCGATGATCCAGCGTGCCCTCAAGGTGTTGCCCGATCAGGGGCTGGGCCTGTGGGTGGGCCATCAGAACGTACTCGGTACCCTGGGCCTGCTCGGGCATGTGATTTCACTGTGCAAGACCCTGCGCGATGCCTTTGCCATTGGCGAACGCCATCAGCACACCTCCGGCGGCATCGCCACCTCACGCACCCATGAGGGCGCCCAGGAAGTTTTCGTCGATATCGAATGCCTGCTGCCCTACGCCGAAGTACAGGTGTTTGCCGCAGAGGAATTCTTCGCCAGCCTGATGGTGTATGGCCGGGCCTTGGTGGGCGAGGGCTTCATGCCGCTGCGCGTCGAATTTATCCACGCTGCGCCCACCTATGTCGCCGACTATCACCAGCTGTTTGGCGCGGATGTGCGCTTTGGCTGCCTGCATAACCGTATGGTCCTGGCCAGCCACTGGCTGGACGTGCGCTTGCCCAATCACCATGCGCTGGCCTTGCGCCAGGCCCTGGAATTACTCGAGCTGGAAAGCGCCCAACTGCACCAGAAAATGGATTTGATCCAGGCGGTGGAGCGCGCGATTTCCCGCGATCTGCAAGGTAGCCAGCTGGAAAAGGTCGCCGGTGACTTGAACATGAGCGGGCGCACCTTGCGGCGGCGGCTGACCGAGCACGGGCTGACGTTTGAAGGTTTGCTGGAGCAGGTACGGCGGGCACGAACCATGGGGTTGCTGAGCAATCCGGGGTTGTCCATCGAGCGTATTACCGAGGAAGTGGGCTATAGCGATGTGCGCAGTTTTCGGCGGGCATTTAAGCGCTGGACCGGGCTGAGCCCCAGTGCGTTTCGGGGGGAGGGAAGCGGGCTGGCGTGA
- a CDS encoding RNA polymerase sigma factor, translating to MSITGADLPALLPELLPRLWAFALRISGDKHDAEDLVQLACVRALERSHQLQPDTSVLSWMFSIVHSTWINELRSRKVRSRSRMDWNDEFLETVSDPEAPNPESDLMHRQILEAVHKLPEGQREVMLLVGVERFSYKEAAEMLELPIGTVMSRLSRARQAIGALFDSPKSKPLRARSDA from the coding sequence ATGTCGATCACCGGTGCAGATTTACCCGCACTGCTGCCAGAACTGCTGCCGCGCCTGTGGGCGTTCGCGTTGCGGATTTCGGGCGACAAACACGATGCCGAGGATCTGGTCCAGCTTGCCTGTGTGCGTGCCTTGGAACGCTCCCATCAATTGCAGCCCGACACCTCGGTGTTGAGCTGGATGTTTTCGATTGTCCACTCCACCTGGATCAATGAACTGCGTTCACGCAAGGTGCGCAGCCGCTCGCGCATGGACTGGAACGACGAGTTCCTCGAAACCGTCAGCGACCCCGAAGCCCCCAACCCGGAGTCCGACCTGATGCACCGGCAGATTCTCGAGGCCGTGCACAAGCTGCCCGAAGGCCAGCGCGAGGTGATGTTGCTGGTGGGCGTGGAACGCTTCAGCTACAAGGAAGCCGCCGAAATGCTCGAATTGCCGATCGGCACCGTAATGAGCCGGTTGTCGCGGGCGCGTCAGGCGATCGGCGCGCTTTTTGATTCGCCGAAAAGCAAACCTTTGCGCGCTCGCTCAGACGCGTAA
- a CDS encoding anti-sigma factor family protein, which produces MVADDALLMAYVDGELTPQQNQELERLMDASPDLAQRVSRLMASCLPYEEAFARQKLPPVPESLKLNIAALAAQHSAAQTTAPASAPVAARKDSVFARLFGQSRPKFAWMALTFAAGAACYALVLQVGVLNGVLKPGFDATAPAVAQTLPWVQQAAAYQHLYTRETVDYGAQPTDVVTKTLADIREVDGLALRVPDLSSAGLTFKRVQRLRFNNKALIQLVYLPENGAPVALCVMKEPKPDQSLTQQSVAQMNVVTWRQSELGYALIGEPEGVDLKAVARLVADRTAGQLFAVSRTPLWVADIQK; this is translated from the coding sequence ATGGTAGCGGACGATGCCCTGCTTATGGCCTATGTTGACGGCGAACTGACGCCGCAACAGAACCAGGAGCTTGAGCGGCTTATGGACGCTTCGCCGGATTTGGCCCAGCGCGTCTCCCGGTTGATGGCTTCCTGCCTGCCTTATGAGGAAGCGTTTGCCCGGCAGAAACTGCCGCCGGTGCCCGAGAGCCTGAAGCTCAATATTGCGGCCCTGGCGGCTCAGCATTCGGCTGCCCAGACCACCGCGCCGGCGTCTGCCCCCGTGGCTGCTAGAAAAGACAGCGTTTTTGCCCGCTTGTTCGGCCAGTCCCGACCTAAATTTGCATGGATGGCCCTGACCTTCGCCGCCGGTGCCGCCTGCTATGCGCTGGTGCTGCAAGTGGGTGTGCTCAATGGCGTGCTCAAGCCCGGTTTTGACGCCACCGCGCCCGCCGTTGCCCAGACCTTGCCATGGGTTCAGCAGGCGGCTGCCTACCAGCATCTTTATACCCGTGAGACCGTGGACTACGGCGCCCAGCCGACCGATGTGGTGACCAAGACCCTGGCCGATATTCGCGAGGTCGACGGCCTTGCGCTGCGCGTGCCGGACCTGAGTTCCGCCGGGCTGACCTTCAAACGTGTGCAACGCCTGCGCTTCAACAACAAGGCGCTGATCCAGCTGGTCTACCTGCCCGAGAACGGTGCACCGGTTGCCCTGTGCGTGATGAAGGAACCCAAGCCGGACCAGTCCCTGACGCAGCAAAGCGTGGCACAAATGAACGTTGTTACCTGGCGCCAGTCTGAGCTGGGCTACGCGCTGATCGGCGAGCCAGAAGGCGTGGACCTCAAGGCTGTGGCGCGGCTTGTCGCAGACCGCACGGCCGGCCAGTTGTTCGCGGTTTCCCGCACACCACTGTGGGTCGCTGATATCCAGAAATGA
- a CDS encoding catalase family peroxidase — MKKRHRLMFPLAAVTLALGTWGYHAGWLASTFSPSPTAAQIVDEMEAAAGRAHPGFRRNHAKGLCITGRFESSGQAVEISSAQVLQRGSVPVLGRLSAAGGDPAQADAHGMIRSMALSLTGADGQTWYTAMNSVPVFPVNTPEGLYEQLRASMPEYGGSGPDPQKMNAFKQAHPEIQPFEAWLADHPASSGFDNTAFYSVNAFRMTNAHGQVRFVRWSMVPETAYTPMTAAEGSDPDFLAFGFAHRVAQSPARWHLMITLAEPGDPTTDATLRWPEEQRRQIDAGVLVIDRQQPQIDGACRDIDFNPLELPAGIEPSDDPLLLAREAAYAESHKRRVAEQAGH, encoded by the coding sequence ATGAAAAAGCGCCATCGTCTGATGTTCCCCCTCGCAGCTGTCACCCTTGCCCTCGGTACCTGGGGCTATCACGCGGGGTGGCTGGCCTCCACGTTTTCCCCGTCACCCACTGCGGCACAAATCGTCGATGAGATGGAAGCGGCGGCCGGTCGGGCCCATCCCGGATTCCGGCGCAACCATGCCAAGGGCTTGTGCATCACCGGCAGGTTTGAAAGCAGTGGTCAGGCGGTAGAGATCTCCAGCGCCCAGGTGTTACAGCGCGGCAGCGTACCGGTGCTCGGCCGGCTGTCTGCCGCCGGGGGCGACCCGGCCCAGGCCGATGCCCATGGCATGATCCGCAGCATGGCCCTGAGCCTCACCGGCGCCGACGGCCAAACCTGGTACACCGCGATGAATTCGGTGCCGGTGTTCCCGGTCAACACGCCCGAAGGCCTCTACGAGCAGTTGCGGGCCTCGATGCCGGAGTACGGCGGCAGCGGCCCCGACCCGCAGAAGATGAACGCCTTCAAGCAGGCGCATCCGGAGATTCAACCGTTCGAAGCCTGGCTGGCAGACCATCCCGCATCGTCCGGTTTCGACAACACCGCGTTCTATAGCGTGAATGCGTTCCGCATGACCAACGCCCACGGTCAGGTGCGGTTTGTGCGCTGGAGCATGGTGCCCGAAACGGCCTACACACCGATGACCGCAGCCGAGGGCAGCGACCCGGACTTCCTGGCGTTTGGTTTTGCCCATCGGGTCGCGCAGTCGCCGGCGCGCTGGCACCTGATGATCACCCTGGCGGAACCCGGCGACCCCACCACCGACGCCACCCTGCGCTGGCCCGAAGAGCAGCGTCGGCAGATCGACGCCGGCGTGCTGGTGATCGACCGCCAACAACCGCAGATCGACGGCGCCTGCCGCGATATCGACTTCAACCCGCTTGAATTGCCGGCAGGGATCGAACCCTCCGACGACCCTTTGCTGCTGGCCCGCGAGGCCGCGTATGCCGAGTCCCACAAGCGGCGGGTCGCGGAGCAAGCCGGGCACTGA
- a CDS encoding carboxymuconolactone decarboxylase family protein produces the protein MQTRTDFYTASPDAMKAMLALEAAVGKLSIELPLLELVRLRVSQINGCAFCLDMHTADARKGGETERRLYTVSAWRETPFFTPRERAALAWAESLTLISHTHAPDEDFTELAAHFSAQEQVDLSVAIATINSWNRLAVGFRKMPK, from the coding sequence ATGCAAACTCGCACCGACTTCTACACCGCCTCCCCGGACGCCATGAAAGCCATGCTCGCCCTGGAAGCCGCCGTCGGCAAACTGTCCATCGAACTGCCGCTGCTGGAACTGGTGCGCCTGCGTGTGTCGCAGATCAACGGCTGCGCCTTCTGCCTCGACATGCACACCGCCGACGCCCGCAAGGGGGGTGAAACCGAGCGTCGCCTGTACACCGTCTCGGCCTGGCGTGAAACGCCGTTCTTCACCCCCCGCGAACGCGCCGCGCTGGCCTGGGCTGAAAGCCTGACCCTGATCAGCCACACCCACGCGCCGGATGAAGACTTCACCGAACTGGCCGCCCATTTCAGCGCCCAGGAGCAAGTCGACCTGAGCGTGGCGATTGCCACCATCAACAGCTGGAACCGCCTGGCGGTGGGCTTTCGCAAGATGCCCAAGTAA